One part of the Palaemon carinicauda isolate YSFRI2023 unplaced genomic scaffold, ASM3689809v2 scaffold2239, whole genome shotgun sequence genome encodes these proteins:
- the LOC137636078 gene encoding uncharacterized protein, which yields MELNEQEKHEDQHLGQDEEQDLHSLKPRPRPISPSMGKRVRLQSEKGKMYNFDLLVDEFKKQKRLLGKINKEADLALSKNDCNVGLLQDVANRLQIELKNIDLTLSKVKESEIPEVDIVRSLEYNYQEICFESHTRLTILKEKMKHEQEDKMSNVSQRSKSSSSRSRHTSGSKSSRVSSTKRIELSTKLARLGTERKYHDIMEKARADLKKLEIDKEIEATNAEICAVNKILEEENETDPQSCLSFPLGENKQPTEGLLHRYLEDSRVVNYSLSGSSVQKSLSFAGGSDSIDKDLDKRKAEIKVTTDLNPNAQVFRFPTDFIQPGKPRLDHNYNYQPIGRSQPSKLRLGQETNLNSDFKIPNEPRLGCSTIDEASHEVVGEPRLIVDPKNAVTCNTQPDVNRPRLHAHDPLTDFHEQPNIINNDNVQSSQVYQWDILKGFADLQNQNLEKLANLFAARQCKDNLPAKEPEVFSGDLLKYPQWKASFITLIEYKTDDAAERLYYLGKYTDGQAKTAIDNLISFGTQEAYDKAWKILHDRFGNKFVVADAFRSKLEGWPKITINDGPGLRKFSDFLEHCKTAMGIIKYLAILNDPKENKLMLQKLPAQIAERWNCIVTKRITIDEEEYPSFEEFTRFISDEANKACNPTSSYSALNRRDTVFTPKEKQPQSKVARRTSFATKFNEVNNVTNAASDENKSKNEKQTESKMNVGFTCYYCRQNHDMEKCPEFLKLDLAQRNQYLTDKKMCRGCFKIGHYSRYCKRPRKCIKCKRWHPTILHDENLNKKPSSGDTQQEQAVAVANRINVNRYFSADVHSMIVPVWLSHRNTNNKVMVYAVLDDQSDACFIKESVLRYMNVNGQNSVIKIATMLGEEAITSTKVFGLSVKGINENSTVNLPCVYSRKTIPARRAQIPKKCSALRWPHLKKIAGRLVEYNPDIEIGLLIGINCIKAVKPLEIIPGSGNEPYGQRTALGWGIIGNVNVNENNLESDVVVNRTVVEEIEINSMISNNIFTVPTKVKEVYEPHHVREMFESDFISNVSDDEVALSVEERQFIEIVSNGIKIIDGKQFKIPLPLKGGGIQFPDNKLVVQKRLSNLKQKLQKNVSMKNDYINFMKNMIDKGYAERVPLNETCLTNGKVWFVPHHGVYHPRKTDKIRVVFDCSFMYKNVSLNDCLLQGPDLSNSLAGILCRFRNHSVAFTCDVEAMYYQVLVNEEHRNLLRFLWFDNHDLDGDIVQYRMTVHLFGARSSPSVANYALKAAADRFKDKTTEKAAEFIKEDFYVDDGLKSVATVEEAINLAKDSQMICKRGGFHLHKFVANTAEVLKVMCPDEVAQSVKNLDLTKDKLPVERTLGMEWCTETDTFNFNVKPIQRPSTRRNVLSIVSSIFDPLGMISPFILTGKKVLQTLCKQDLGWDDPIPETVIIEWENWLSQLPKLKDIKVERCYKPANMNVIDYELHHFSDASEKGYGQCSYLRMTDANGQVHTRLVMAKSRVSPLKTFTIPRLELTAALASVKVSYFLKKELKVNISKEVFWVDSTIVLGYIANQCKQFKVFVANRVAQIRNHTLPEQWRYVSSSDNPADLCSRGMSVHDLTSNYMWWHGPEFLKHDNADNETLCSFEVTDEDPELKKVSLAINTDDNNYATILTRLNYFSDWTRAIRSLALCNRFIDKLKQKSLYTEYVHVSVEELIKAEITIIKLVQREAFQYEYQLLSISNNKFDKCLRKSSNLYKLDPFIGSDGLIRVGGRLNRSNFDVHVKYPVILPKNSHITELIICHYHNKVHHQGRNLTLNEIRSSGYWIISGSSLVAKHISKCVTCRKIRHDTLTQKMADLPKDRVEMSSPFTYSAVDYFGPFIIKEGRKELKRYGVLFTCMSTRAIHIETAHSLSTDSFLNAYMRFVCRRGHCAQLRSDQGSNFIGAREEFAKCLREMKVENIKNELLKDQCDFITFKMNPPHASHMGGVWERQIRSVRNILNVLLSNNSKILDDESLRTFMTEAENIVNGRPLSTDNLNDPLNVEPLTPNHFLTLKSKVVLPPPGNFVKEDMFSKKKLRRVQCLLNQLWKRWQREYLQSLQIRQKWLKPQRNVEIDDIVLIKDYNLPRNKWMLGRVLETNADEAGHVRKIKLLVADAFLDENGKRHKTATILERPIHSVVMLLESTTGKSPSGSI from the coding sequence ATGGAGCTTAATGAACAAGAGAAACATGAAGATCAACATTTAGGCCAAGATGAAGAGCAAGACTTGCATTCATTGAAACCTAGGCCTAGGCCTATATCACCTAGTATGGGTAAACGAGTGAGATTGCAATCAGAAAAAGGTAAGATGTATAATTTTGATCTTCTGGTTGATGAAttcaaaaaacaaaagagattGTTAGGCAAGATAAATAAGGAAGCAGATTTGGCACtttctaaaaatgattgtaatgtaGGCCTACTACAGGATGTTGCAAATAGGCttcaaatagaattaaagaatATTGACTTAACTCTCTCCAAAGTGAAAGAATCAGAAATACCAGAGGTTGATATTGTACGGAGTTTAGAGTATAATTACCAGGAAATATGCTTTGAAAGTCACACTAggttaacaatattaaaagaaaaaatgaaacatgaacaagaagataaaatgtcaaATGTCTCTCAAAGGTCAAAGTCTTCATCTAGTAGGTCGCGTCATACAAGTGGAAGTAAATCTTCACGTGTTTCTAGTACTAAGAGAATAGAACTAAGCACAAAACTGGCTAGGTTAGGCACAGAAAGAAAGTACCATGACATAATGGAGAAGGCTAGAGCAGATTTAAAGAAATTAGAAATTGACAAAGAAATTGAAGCCACTAATGCTGAGATATGTGCAGTTAATAAAATTTTAGAGGAAGAAAATGAAACTGATCCACAGTCATGCTTGAGTTTTCCGTTAGGTGAAAATAAGCAACCCACTGAAGGTCTCTTGCACAGATATCTTGAAGATAGTAGAGTTGTAAATTATTCATTGTCAGGTTCCAGTGTACAAAAGTCCCTTTCCTTTGCTGGAGGTTCAGATAGTATAGACAAAGATTTAGACAAAAGGAAGGCAGAAATAAAGGTAACAACTGATCTAAATCCAAATGCTCAGGTGTTTAGATTTCCAACGGATTTCATACAACCAGGGAAACCAAGGCTAGACCATAATTATAATTACCAGCCCATAGGACGCTCACAGCCAAGTAAACTTAGGCTAGGCCAAGAAACAAACCTGAACTCAGATTTCAAAATACCAAATGAGCCTAGGCTAGGTTGTAGTACTATAGATGAGGCATCCCATGAGGTAGTAGGTGAACCTAGGCTAATAGTAGATCCCAAAAATGCCGTCACTTGCAATACACAACCTGATGTTAATAGACCAAGGCTACACGCTCATGATCCCCTGACAGATTTTCATGAACAacctaacattatcaataatgataacgtACAGTCCAGTCAAGTTTATCAATGGGATATTTTAAAAGGTTTTGCTGATCTTCAAAATCAAAACTTAGAGAAACTAGCTAACTTGTTTGCTGCAAGGCAATGTAAAGACAATTTACCCGCTAAAGAACCCGAGGTATTTTCTGGAGATTTGCTGAAGTACCCTCAATGGAAAGCATCATTTATTacattaattgaatataaaacagATGATGCTGCTGAAAGATTGTACTACTTAGGTAAATATACGGATGGTCAAGCTAAAACTGCCATTGATAATCTTATTTCTTTTGGGACCCAAGAGGCTTACGACAAAGCTTGGAAGATACTTCATGATAGGTTTGGAAATAAATTTGTTGTTGCTGATGCCTTTAGAAGCAAGCTTGAAGGTTGGCCTAAGATTACAATTAATGATGGTCCAGGTTTGAGGAAATTTTCTGATTTCTTAGAACACTGTAAAACAGCCATGGGAATCATAAAGTACTTAGCAATTCTTAACGATCCTAAGGAAAACAAACTTATGTTACAGAAGTTGCCTGCCCAAATTGCAGAGAGATGGAATTGTATAGTAACTAAAAGAATCACAATTGATGAAGAGGAATATCCATCTTTTGAAgagtttacaaggttcataagtgATGAAGCCAATAAGGCATGTAATCCAACATCATCTTACAGTGCACTTAATAGGAGAGATACAGTATTTACACCTAAAGAAAAACAACCACAAAGTAAGGTTGCAAGGCGTACATCATTTGCTACTAAATTTAATGAAGTTAATAATGTTACAAATGCTGCATCtgatgaaaataaatctaaaaatgaaaaacaaaccgAGAGTAAAATGAATGTAGGATTTACATGCTATTACTGTAGACAAAACCATGATATGGAAAAATGCCCAGAGTTCTTAAAACTTGATCTTGCTCAAAGAAACCAATATTTGACAGATAAAAAGATGTGTAGGGGTTGTTTCAAGATTGGTCATTATTCAAGGTATTGTAAAAGACCAAGGAAATGTATTAAATGCAAGAGATGGCACCCAACAATTCTCCACgatgaaaacttgaataaaaaaccaAGTTCTGGTGATACCCAACAAGAACAGGCTGTAGCTGTAGCTAATAGAATTAATGTTAACAGATATTTTTCAGCTGATGTTCACTCAATGATTGTACCTGTTTGGTTAAGCCATAGGAATACAAATAATAAGGTCATGGTATATGCAGTATTGGATGATCAGTCAGATGCTTGTTTTATCAAAGAAAGTGTCCTAAGGTATATGAATGTCAATGGCCAAAATTCTGTCATCAAGATAGCGACTATGCTGGGTGAAGAGGCTATAACAAGTACTAAAGTATTTGGTTTATCAGTGAAGGGCATAAATGAAAATAGTACTGTAAATTTACCATGTGTCTACTCTAGAAAAACTATTCCTGCAAGAAGAGCACAAATCCCTAAAAAATGTTCAGCTTTAAGATGGCCTCATCTTAAGAAAATTGCTGGAAGGCTAGTAGAGTATAATCCTGACATTGAGATAGGTCTATTGATAGGCATAAACTGTATAAAAGCTGTCAAACCTTTAGAAATCATTCCTGGGTCTGGAAATGAGCCCTATGGTCAGAGAACAGCTCTTGGATGGGGAATTATTGGTAATGTAAATGTCAATGAGAATAATTTAGAAAGTGATGTTGTTGTTAATAGAACAGTAgttgaagaaattgaaataaattccatgatatcaaataacatttttacaGTACCAACCAAAGTAAAAGAAGTGTATGAGCCTCATCATGTCAGAGAGATGTTTGAATCTGATTTCATAAGTAATGTTAGTGACGATGAGGTAGCTTTGTCAGTAGAAGAAAGACAGTTTATTGAAATTGTTAGTAATGGTATTAAGATTATTGATGGTAAACAGTTTAAAATTCCATTGCCACTCAAAGGAGGTGGTATTCAGTTTCCAGATAATAAGTTAGTAGTCCAGAAAAGACTATCCAACTTAAAACAAAAGCTTCAGAAGAATGTAAGCATGAAAAATgattacataaatttcatgaagAATATGATTGATAAGGGTTATGCTGAAAGGGTTCCTTTGAATGAAACATGCCTAACTAATGGAAAGGTTTGGTTTGTGCCACATCATGGGGTTTACCATCCCAGAAAGACTGACAAAATCAGAGTAGTATTCGATtgctcttttatgtataaaaatgtaagtttGAATGATTGTTTACTTCAGGGACCAGATTTGTCAAATAGTCTAGCTGGTATTTTGTGTAGATTTAGAAATCATTCTGTTGCATTTACTTGTGATGTAGAAGCAATGTATTACCAAGTTTTAGTAAATGAAGAACACAGGAATCTTTTACGATTTCTGTGGTTTGATAACCATGATTTAGATGGCGACATTGTTCAATATAGGATGACTGTTCATCTATTTGGTGCTAGAAGCTCTCCATCTGTTGCAAACTATGCTTTGAAAGCTGCTGCTGATAGATTTAAGGATAAAACTACTGAAAAGGCAGCAGAGTTCATTAAAGAAGACTTTTATGTGGATGATGGCTTAAAGTCTGTAGCCACAGTGGAGGAAGCCATAAACTTAGCCAAAGACAGTCAGATGATATGTAAAAGGGGTGGTTTCCATTTGCACAAATTTGTTGCcaatactgctgaagttttaaaggTTATGTGTCCTGATGAAGTTGCTCAATCAGTTAAGAATCTTGATTTAACGAAAGATAAATTGCCAGTGGAACGAACATTAGGTATGGAATGGTGTACTGAAACAGATACATTTAATTTTAATGTCAAACCCATTCAAAGGCCTAGTACTAGAAGGAATGTTTTATCCATAGTTAGCTCTATTTTTGATCCTCTAGGCATGATATCACCATTCATTCTTACAGGTAAGAAAGTTTTGCAAACCCTATGTAAACAAGACCTTGGCTGGGATGATCCTATTCCTGAAACTGTTATTATTGAATGGGAAAACTGGTTAAGTCAATTACCCAAATTGAAAGATATTAAAGTTGAGAGATGTTATAAACCAGCCAACATGAATGTCATAGACTATGAATTGCATCATTTTTCTGATGCTAGTGAGAAGGGTTATGGTCAATGCTCATACTTAAGAATGACAgatgcaaatggacaagtacatactaGGTTAGTTATGGCTAAATCAAGAGTGTCTCCCTTGAAAACTTTTACAATACCTAGGTTAGAACTCACTGCTGCATTAGCATCAGTGAAAGtgagttatttcttaaaaaaggaGTTGAAGGTCAATATTAGTAAAGAAGTATTTTGGGTAGATAGTACAATTGTTCTTGGATACATAGCTAATCAATGTAAACAGTTTAAGGTTTTTGTTGCAAACAGAGTTGCGCAAATCAGAAATCACACCTTGCCTGAACAATGGAGATATGTTTCCTCAAGTGATAATCCTGCTGATTTATGTTCAAGAGGCATGTCTGTTCATGATCTGACTAGTAACTATATGTGGTGGCATGGACCTGAATTCTTAAAACATGATAATGCTGATAATGAAACTTTATGTTCATTTGAAGTTACAGATGAAGATCCAGAATTAAAGAAAGTGTCACTGGCAATTAacactgatgataataattatgctaCCATACTTACCAGACTTAATTACTTCTCAGATTGGACACGTGCCATAAGGTCATTAGCTTTATGTAATAGGTTTATTGATAAATTGAAACAGAAATCATTATATACTGAGTATGTTCATGTGTCTGTAGAAGAGCTAATTAAGGCAGAAATTACCATTATAAAATTAGTCCAAAGAGAAGCTTTTCAATATGAATATCAGTTGTTAAGTATAAGCAATAACAAATTTGATAAATGTTTAAGGAAATCTAGCAATTTGTACAAGCTTGATCCATTTATTGGTAGTGATGGCTTAATAAGAGTGGGTGGTAGATTAAACAGAAGTAATTTTGATGTCCATGTAAAATATCCTGTGATTTTGCCAAAGAATAGTCATATTACTGAATTGATAATCTGTCACTATCATAATAAAGTACACCATCAAGGTAGAAATTTAACTTTAAACGAAATTAGATCTAGTGGTTACTGGATTATAAGTGGATCATCCTTAGTAGcaaaacatatatcaaaatgtgtaACTTGTAGAAAAATTAGACATGATACTCTTACACAGAAGATGGCCGATTTACCAAAGGATAGGGTAGAAATGTCTTCTCCATTCACTTACAGTGCAGTTGATTATTTTGGTCCATTTATAATTAAGGAAGGTAGAAAAGAGCTCAAAAGGTATGGTGTATTATTTACATGTATGTCAACTAGGGCAATACACATTGAAACTGCCCATTCTCTCAGTACAGACTCTTTCTTAAATGCTTATATGAGATTTGTTTGTAGAAGAGGCCATTGCGCACAACTGCGTTCAGATCAAGGTAGCAACTTTATTGGTGCAAGAGAAGAGTTTGCAAAGTGCCTCCGAGAAATGaaggttgaaaatattaaaaatgaattattaaaGGACCAATGtgattttataacatttaaaatgaaCCCACCTCATGCAAGTCATATGGGTGGTGTTTGGGAGAGACAAATAAGATCtgttagaaatattttgaatgtaTTGCTATCTAACAATAGTAAAATTTTAGACGATGAATCTTTGAGAACATTCATGACTGAGGCAGAAAATATTGTAAACGGGCGACCATTATCCACAGATAACTTGAATGATCCTTTAAATGTAGAACCTTTGACACCTAATCATTTTCTGACATTGAAGTCTAAGGTAGTCTTACCTCCTCCAGGTAATTTTGTAAAAGAGGAcatgttttcaaagaaaaaattgagGCGTGTACAATGTCTTCTTAATCAGTTGTGGAAAAGGTGGCAAAGAGAATACTTACAATCGTTACAAATACGCCAAAAGTGGTTAAAGCCTCAAAGGAATGTAGAAATTG